One Edaphobacter flagellatus genomic region harbors:
- a CDS encoding Gfo/Idh/MocA family protein has protein sequence MRKIGIIMNGVTGRMGTNQHLGRSIAAIRKQGGLELRDKTVIMPEPVLVGRNAGKLEKLAKEWEIDHWSTDLNECLAKKENLIYFDAQSTLLRAESVKAALKAGKHIYCEKPLAGTLEESLELAREAAKAGVKNGVVQDKLFLPGLLKLKQVISSGFLGKVLSVRGEFGYWVFEGPTPPAQRPSWNYRKEDGGGIILDMFPHWQYVLENLFGRITGVSCIARTTIPTRIDETGASYNCTADDAAYATFEIAGGVVAHINSSWATRVNRDELLELHVDGTEGSAVAGLRECKVQPRVATPKAIWNPDIPNPIKFRDGWQTVPTTGAEENAFRIQWEMFFRHVLEDAPFPHGFLEAAKGVQLAEAGIQSWSERRWVELPELTLN, from the coding sequence GGCCGTTCGATTGCGGCGATTCGTAAGCAGGGCGGACTGGAGCTGCGCGATAAGACGGTTATCATGCCGGAGCCGGTGCTCGTAGGAAGAAATGCCGGAAAGCTGGAAAAGCTGGCTAAGGAATGGGAGATCGACCATTGGTCGACCGATCTGAACGAGTGCCTGGCAAAGAAAGAGAATCTGATCTACTTTGACGCGCAGTCGACGTTGCTGCGCGCCGAAAGCGTCAAGGCTGCCCTCAAGGCGGGCAAGCATATTTACTGCGAAAAGCCGCTTGCGGGAACTCTGGAGGAGAGCCTGGAACTTGCTCGCGAGGCGGCAAAGGCTGGAGTGAAGAACGGGGTCGTTCAGGACAAGCTGTTTCTGCCCGGGCTGCTGAAGTTAAAGCAGGTGATCTCGAGCGGCTTTCTCGGCAAAGTGCTCTCAGTGCGCGGAGAGTTTGGCTATTGGGTCTTTGAAGGGCCGACGCCGCCTGCGCAACGCCCTTCGTGGAACTACCGTAAGGAAGATGGCGGCGGCATCATCCTCGATATGTTTCCTCACTGGCAATATGTACTGGAGAATCTCTTTGGCCGCATTACAGGCGTAAGCTGCATCGCAAGAACAACGATCCCGACACGTATAGATGAGACGGGGGCCAGTTATAACTGCACGGCAGACGACGCGGCCTATGCGACGTTTGAGATTGCGGGTGGTGTTGTTGCGCATATTAACTCGTCCTGGGCAACGCGCGTCAATCGCGATGAGCTGCTGGAGCTGCATGTCGATGGAACGGAGGGAAGCGCTGTGGCCGGTCTTCGCGAGTGCAAAGTTCAGCCGCGCGTGGCGACGCCGAAGGCGATCTGGAATCCGGATATTCCTAATCCCATCAAGTTCCGCGACGGATGGCAGACGGTTCCGACTACGGGTGCTGAAGAAAATGCCTTCAGGATTCAGTGGGAGATGTTTTTCCGCCACGTGCTTGAGGATGCGCCGTTCCCGCACGGATTTCTTGAGGCCGCGAAGGGAGTGCAGCTTGCTGAGGCAGGCATCCAGTCGTGGAGCGAGAGACGCTGGGTGGAGCTGCCCGAGCTGACGTTGAACTAA
- a CDS encoding dihydrodipicolinate synthase family protein, with translation MSLQIRLPLAEGLSNYRLNEAGPLPVIAGQPPTLRVAYAAAHVVVDPLRPQVLDMDATMAFRRYLWSLGFGVAEAMDTSQRGMGLDWASARELIRVSAGERGGEIACGANTDQLDPAQQATIDEVIAAYEEQCETIEAAGGRVILMASRALVKCAKTPEDYARVYGRLLQGLRQPAILHWLGEAFDPQLRGYWGSRNVPDAMATCLHIIRENQHKVDGVKISLLDKQQEIIMRRQLPHGVRMYTGDDFDYAELIRGDEVGHSDALLGIFDGIAPAAALALRALDVGDLVQYEELLAPTVPLSRHIFQAPTYFYKTGLVFLAYLNGRQRHFVMLGGQQSARSITHLAELFVLADKARLLVDPDLACHRMRLVLELAGVEG, from the coding sequence ATGAGCCTGCAAATTCGTCTTCCGCTCGCTGAAGGACTTTCTAACTATCGGCTGAATGAGGCTGGCCCGCTCCCCGTGATTGCGGGGCAACCTCCAACATTGCGCGTGGCCTATGCGGCAGCGCATGTTGTCGTCGATCCGCTGCGTCCGCAGGTGCTCGACATGGATGCGACGATGGCGTTTCGACGCTATCTCTGGTCGTTGGGTTTTGGCGTCGCGGAGGCGATGGACACCTCGCAGCGCGGCATGGGGCTTGATTGGGCGTCGGCGCGTGAGTTGATTCGGGTCTCTGCCGGGGAACGCGGTGGGGAGATCGCGTGTGGAGCGAACACCGATCAGCTTGACCCTGCGCAGCAGGCAACGATCGATGAGGTTATCGCTGCCTACGAGGAGCAATGCGAGACGATCGAGGCAGCGGGCGGACGCGTCATTTTGATGGCTAGTCGCGCGCTTGTGAAGTGCGCGAAGACTCCTGAGGACTATGCCAGGGTCTATGGAAGGCTGCTGCAGGGGCTGCGTCAGCCGGCGATTCTGCATTGGCTTGGCGAGGCCTTCGATCCGCAGCTTCGCGGCTACTGGGGAAGTAGGAATGTTCCCGATGCGATGGCGACATGCCTCCACATCATTCGCGAGAATCAGCACAAGGTCGATGGTGTGAAGATCTCGCTGCTTGATAAGCAGCAGGAGATCATCATGCGGCGGCAGCTACCGCATGGTGTCAGGATGTATACCGGCGACGACTTCGATTACGCGGAGTTGATTCGCGGCGATGAGGTCGGGCACAGTGATGCGCTGCTGGGTATATTTGACGGCATCGCACCTGCGGCGGCATTGGCTCTGCGCGCTCTGGATGTGGGCGATCTCGTCCAGTATGAGGAGCTGCTCGCACCGACGGTTCCGCTCTCGCGGCATATCTTTCAGGCGCCAACGTACTTCTATAAGACGGGCCTGGTTTTTCTTGCTTATCTCAACGGACGACAGCGTCACTTTGTGATGCTGGGCGGTCAGCAGAGCGCACGCTCGATTACGCACCTTGCCGAGCTGTTCGTACTGGCGGATAAGGCACGTCTCCTCGTTGATCCTGACCTCGCATGTCATCGCATGAGGCTGGTGCTTGAGCTCGCCGGAGTGGAAGGCTGA